From the genome of Falco peregrinus isolate bFalPer1 chromosome W, bFalPer1.pri, whole genome shotgun sequence, one region includes:
- the LOC129783098 gene encoding spindlin-Z isoform X2: protein MADGHAGVSASMMKKRTSHKKHRNNVGPSKPISQPRRNIVGCRIQHGWKEGSGPVTQWKGTVLDQVPVNPSLYLIKYDGFDCVYGLELHKDERVSALEVLPDRVASSRISDAHLADTMIGKAVEHMFETEDGSKDEWRGMVLARAPIMNTWFYITYEKDPVLYMYQLLDDYKEGDLRIMPDSNDSPPAEREPGEVVDSLVGKQVEYAKEDGSKRTGMVIHQVEAKPSVYFIKFDDDFHIYVYDLVKTS from the exons AAAGCATAGAAACAATGTTGGACCAAGCAAACCTATTTCTCAGCCACGAAGAAACATTGTAGGCTGCAGAATACAGCATGGCTGGAAAGAAGGGAGTGGACCTGTAACACAATGGAAGGGCACAGTTCTTGATCAAGTTCCTGTAAATCCCTCCCTCTATCTTATAAAGTATGATGGATTTGATTGCGTGTATGGACTAGAACTGCACAAAGACGAAAGAGTTTCAGCACTTGAAGTCCTTCCAGACAGAGTTG CTTCATCTCGAATTAGTGATGCCCACTTGGCAGATACAATGATTGGCAAAGCTGTGGAACATATGTTTGAGACAGAGGATGGCTCAAAAGATGAATGGAGGGGGATGGTCTTGGCTCGAGCTCCTATTATGAACACATGGTTTTACATTACCTATGAGAAAGATCCTGTCTTGTACATGTACCAACTCTTAGATGACTATAAAGAAGGTGACCTTCGCATTATGCCTGATTCCA ATGATTCACCTCCTGCAGAACGGGAACCAGGTGAAGTTGTGGACAGCCTGGTAGGCAAACAAGTGGAATATGCCAAAGAAGATGGCTCAAAACGGACTGGCATGGTCATTCATCAAGTTGAAGCCAAACCATCTGTCTATTTCATCAAGTTTGATGATGATTTCCATATTTATGTCTACGATTTGGTGAAGACATCCTAG